The genomic interval AATGGCGGAGTCAGGTCTGTGGGCGTAAAATAACCCGCCTTTTTAGGAGGCGGGCATTTCGTCACTTATTTTCCTGATCCGGCACCTGGCCGGCAAGCTGTTGGACCATGGAAGCAGTTTGTCTAAGGCATCTCGATCTTTGACATCCATATTAGGCAT from Syntrophomonadaceae bacterium carries:
- a CDS encoding transposase domain-containing protein, whose amino-acid sequence is LFANTPHGAKASATIYSIVETAKENGLNPFTYLIYLFEQMPNMDVKDRDALDKLLPWSNSLPARCRIRKISDEMPAS